The following proteins are encoded in a genomic region of Arachis ipaensis cultivar K30076 chromosome B02, Araip1.1, whole genome shotgun sequence:
- the LOC110268826 gene encoding uncharacterized protein LOC110268826 yields the protein MRKREKVDSVTTAVPRSMLTLPLFYHERRMHEGENRTALELSHGEKRCASDLSPPVCPADPSPNHVAVREAISVATVGGHHWSHRSTSVILLFTVSCPCLEALSVVAEPLKLLAAVGVAAG from the exons ATGCGCAAAAGAGAGAAGGTCGATTCTGTCACCACCGCCGTGCCGCGCTCCATGCTGACGCTGCCACTGTTCTACCACGAGAGAAGGATGCACGAGGGAGAAAACAGAACCGCGTTGGAGCTCAGCCATGGAGAGAAGAGATGCGCGTCGGATCTGTCGCCACCGGTCTGCCCAGCCGACCCGTCGCCAAACCACGTCGCTGTCCGTGAAGCTATCTCTGTCGCCACTGTAGGAGGTCACCATTGGAGCCACCGCTCCACTTCTGTCATTCTTCTTTTTACAGTGAGTTGCCCGTGCcttgaagctctttct GTTGTTGCTGAGCCACTGAAGCTCCTGGCTGCTGTTGGAGTTGCTGCCGGTTAA